In a genomic window of Microaerobacter geothermalis:
- a CDS encoding menaquinone biosynthesis decarboxylase: protein MPYNDLREFIHDLEKRGWLKRIHTEVSHHLEISEITDRVSKSKEKNVALLFDNVKGFDIPVVTNLMGSYERMCLALGVSSLDDIAKEIEQMMELPKPGGGMLDKLKALPKLAEIASFMPKIVKKAPCQEVVITEEPDLFKFPVLTCWPEDGGPFITLPLVFSKDPVTGKRNCGMYRMQVYDKQTTGMHWHKHKGGAEHHRKSDKLNPDSRKMEVAVAIGCDPAVIYSATAPLPPDIDEMVFAGFLRKQAVEMVPCKTVDLEVPARAEIVLEGYVDLDELRTEGPFGDHTGYYSLADEYPVFHITAITHRKDPIYAATLVGQPPQEDAYLGKATERIFLPLMKIMLPEIVDIDMPIEGGFHNCVIVSIRKRYPYHARKVMSGLWGMGLMMLAKLIIVVDEDVDVHDYSQVAWRVFHNIDARRDIMFVDGPTDDLDHASQLPFISSKMGIDATKKWASEGFQREWPNDIVMSKEIKDLVDRKWKSYGIE, encoded by the coding sequence ATGCCTTACAATGATCTGCGTGAATTTATTCACGATTTAGAAAAAAGGGGCTGGCTTAAGCGAATTCATACTGAAGTCAGCCATCATTTGGAAATCAGTGAAATTACTGATAGAGTATCAAAGTCAAAAGAAAAGAATGTTGCTTTGCTTTTTGATAATGTAAAGGGCTTTGATATTCCCGTGGTAACCAACTTAATGGGAAGCTATGAACGGATGTGCTTGGCGTTAGGGGTTTCCTCACTTGATGATATTGCCAAAGAAATTGAGCAAATGATGGAATTGCCTAAACCAGGTGGCGGAATGTTGGATAAATTAAAAGCGCTCCCGAAATTAGCGGAGATTGCTTCTTTTATGCCTAAGATAGTAAAAAAGGCCCCTTGTCAAGAAGTGGTCATTACTGAAGAACCCGATCTCTTCAAATTTCCGGTATTAACTTGTTGGCCTGAAGATGGTGGTCCGTTCATCACACTTCCTCTTGTTTTCTCAAAGGATCCTGTAACCGGTAAACGGAATTGCGGAATGTATCGCATGCAGGTTTATGATAAACAAACGACAGGTATGCACTGGCATAAACATAAGGGTGGGGCTGAACATCACCGTAAGTCTGATAAGCTGAATCCTGACAGCCGAAAAATGGAGGTAGCTGTTGCCATAGGATGTGATCCTGCAGTCATCTACTCAGCCACCGCTCCGCTGCCGCCTGATATTGACGAAATGGTATTTGCAGGCTTTTTAAGAAAACAGGCGGTGGAGATGGTCCCATGTAAAACGGTGGATTTGGAAGTGCCCGCACGAGCGGAAATTGTTTTAGAAGGATACGTGGATTTAGATGAACTTCGGACGGAAGGACCCTTCGGAGATCATACCGGATATTACTCATTGGCAGATGAATATCCGGTATTCCATATTACGGCTATTACCCATCGGAAAGATCCGATTTACGCGGCTACATTAGTCGGTCAGCCTCCCCAGGAAGATGCTTATTTGGGAAAGGCGACAGAAAGAATTTTTCTCCCGTTAATGAAAATCATGCTTCCGGAGATCGTGGATATAGACATGCCCATTGAGGGAGGATTTCATAACTGTGTGATTGTATCCATAAGGAAAAGATATCCTTATCACGCCCGTAAGGTGATGTCAGGTTTATGGGGAATGGGACTTATGATGCTGGCTAAATTAATTATTGTGGTAGATGAAGATGTTGATGTCCATGACTATTCCCAAGTGGCTTGGAGGGTTTTCCATAACATTGATGCCAGAAGGGATATTATGTTTGTTGATGGACCGACAGATGATTTGGATCATGCCTCTCAATTGCCTTTTATTTCTTCCAAGATGGGGATTGACGCCACGAAAAAGTGGGCTTCAGAAGGATTTCAAAGGGAATGGCCCAATGATATTGTCATGAGTAAGGAAATCAAAGACTTGGTTGATCGGAAGTGGAAAAGTTATGGGATTGAATAA
- a CDS encoding UbiA-like polyprenyltransferase, with protein sequence MGLNKLRIILEMIKFEHTIFALPFAYMGAVLGSIVVNDIWPTWGQIGWITLAMVGARSAAMALNRLIDRRIDAKNPRTKNRAIPAGLVSLTEVLLFIVVSFVLLFWSAYQLNMLAVKLLPVAVFFLVFYSYTKRFTWTCHLILGISIGLAPLGGWVATTGQIDMVSLILFVTVALWTAGFDVIYACQDVEFDRREGLHSIPSRFGIPLGLKIARWFHVLTFIGLFILFYMAELSWWYFAGMIIAGFILVYEHLLVKPTDLSKLNTAFFTMNGVLSVLVFFFTLLDLVI encoded by the coding sequence ATGGGATTGAATAAACTTAGAATCATCCTTGAGATGATTAAGTTTGAACATACGATATTCGCCCTCCCGTTTGCCTACATGGGAGCCGTTTTGGGAAGCATAGTGGTGAATGACATTTGGCCAACATGGGGGCAAATTGGTTGGATCACCCTTGCCATGGTTGGGGCAAGGAGTGCGGCGATGGCCCTCAATCGATTGATTGATCGAAGGATTGACGCCAAGAATCCTAGAACAAAAAACAGAGCCATCCCTGCTGGTCTAGTATCCCTTACGGAAGTGCTTCTTTTTATTGTTGTCTCATTTGTACTCTTGTTTTGGTCTGCCTATCAGTTAAATATGCTGGCGGTGAAACTGCTTCCCGTTGCCGTCTTTTTTCTCGTTTTTTATTCTTATACAAAACGGTTTACTTGGACTTGTCACTTAATATTGGGGATATCCATTGGACTTGCTCCATTAGGAGGCTGGGTTGCTACCACTGGTCAAATTGATATGGTTTCTCTCATTCTTTTTGTGACGGTAGCCCTATGGACAGCTGGATTTGATGTTATTTACGCTTGTCAGGATGTTGAGTTTGACAGGAGAGAAGGACTACATTCTATCCCCTCCAGGTTTGGGATCCCTTTAGGACTAAAGATAGCCAGATGGTTTCATGTTTTAACATTTATCGGCTTGTTCATCCTGTTTTATATGGCTGAGTTAAGCTGGTGGTATTTTGCTGGTATGATTATTGCCGGATTTATTTTGGTCTATGAACATCTTTTGGTTAAACCTACGGATTTGTCAAAATTAAATACGGCCTTTTTTACCATGAATGGTGTGTTAAGCGTCCTAGTATTTTTCTTTACTTTATTGGATTTGGTGATATGA